The nucleotide window ATGAGGTTTGATGTCGAAATGGAGGATTCGCTGATCACAGCCTTGGTGAAGATATTCGATGCCTTTAGCCATGCCAAGAGCAATATCCTGAAGCCTCTCCCAGCTAAGACTGGAGGTTTCGCCATGTTCTGAAGATACAAATTTCTCTAGTGATTCATTTGGCAGGTAATCATAGACTAGAGCTCTTCGAAATCCATCAGCACAGTAACCAACTAAGCGTATAACATTGACGTGATGGATCTTTCCCATTGTTGCCACTTCATTGATGAACTCTTCTCCGTTTCCTGTTGAGTTGTTCAGGATCTTCACAGCAACAAAGATCTCATCAGAAAGCTTTCCTTTAAACACAGTTCCATACGCTCCCTGACCCAGCTTGTCCTTGAACTCGTCCGTAATCCTTTTAATGTCAGCATAGGTGTATCTTGCGGGCTTGAGAGCTTTATAATCTGCCAGAAAGTTTTCGATCCTTTTCTGATTGTTTTTCGCTGCTTTATCAGAGCTGTAGACACGGTAGGCTGCCAACAATACCAGTAATACAAGAACCGACACGGTTGCAACTGCAAACAAAACATTTCTTTATCAAGAACTCATCAAGATACTTTAGAAGATGCAAGATAAGGAAACAATTCTAAAACTTCCAAATTTGCAGAAATCTCACCCGCACCCTCTATCTTCCTTATTTTGCCTGTAAGAGAAAATATATGGTACCATTAGATTCTTTAATAGCACGCATTCGACAATCATAATTCGTGGATCTTATGTAAACCATGACTATCTTGAGCAATTTACTAAATCTCAACATGTATCAAGTAACCAACCTACATGACCTGAAAACTACATGTTTCATAACTAAAATTGAAGAACTcgtgaaaatatttgattttcttaacTAAGAGTCATCCAATAGTTCCAATTAAGCACAAAGAATTAGATTGGCTGCAGAAAACTAAAGCAGAATCTAATACAGACCGTACCTTTATTTGATTTAGGCTTCTCATAGCATTCAGTTTCAAGCTTAGTGTTATTCTTCCATCTGCAGAACATGCCTTGCTCTTCGCAAACTCCACATTTTGCTGGTTCTGACCAGTTCAAGTGAAGATTATCACCGCGAATCATTTCCGATGGAATTGATGTAACATTATACATCTTGGTACAAGAAGTCAGGTCTGTATAACCGAGGAATCTATTAGAACTATAGGCATAGATATCATATCCAGGAACACCAAGGCAAGGTATCCGAACATAAGAATGTCCCTGCTTTGATGTACAGTTGAAAAGGGCATAATCATACAGGTACTGGCCTGCAAATTTGAAAGGAGATTTAGATAAACTGAAGTTTCTAAGCTGTCTTGGGAAGCAGTTATCTGGATCAGCTGCAATGATTAACCGTGATTTATAGTCAATTTTCTTGATGTTGAGTGTCACAGAAGTTGGTAGCTGCAACAatgtttctttcctttcattGCAGGATAGAACAAACCCAGGATCATAGCCACAGTGAACTGGCTGCTTGTCGAGTCTGAATGGAAATCTTATGGCCGGACCATGCTTCTTACATTTTGCTTCTTGGAACATATCGTTAAGGCCAGCTCCATGACATGCAAGGACCAGCATCAACAAGCAAACTACAGAGAGATCCATTTCCAAAGACTTAGTTTTTTTGAGCTTCACTGTCCTGCAAATGATGTTATCGTGAAAACGTAATTTGGGGCTTGGCTCTCTTGAGTAATTTCTGTATAGTTTACTCCATTGACTTGATCCGTGGAAAACATTCCAAGGACTTGGCCAATCTGATATTGCTAGGTGCCTTCATGTTTTTGCCGTGTGGGGTATTTATGTTGTGGTGCGAAGTTGCTAGGAAAAGCCAGAGCTCAAA belongs to Populus nigra chromosome 18, ddPopNigr1.1, whole genome shotgun sequence and includes:
- the LOC133678793 gene encoding rust resistance kinase Lr10-like isoform X5, with translation MDLSVVCLLMLVLACHGAGLNDMFQEAKCKKHGPAIRFPFRLDKQPVHCGYDPGFVLSCNERKETLLQLPTSVTLNIKKIDYKSRLIIAADPDNCFPRQLRNFSLSKSPFKFAGQYLYDYALFNCTSKQGHSYVRIPCLGVPGYDIYAYSSNRFLGYTDLTSCTKMYNVTSIPSEMIRGDNLHLNWSEPAKCGVCEEQGMFCRWKNNTKLETECYEKPKSNKVATVSVLVLLVLLAAYRVYSSDKAAKNNQKRIENFLADYKALKPARYTYADIKRITDEFKDKLGQGAYGTVFKGKLSDEIFVAVKILNNSTGNGEEFINEVATMGKIHHVNVIRLVGYCADGFRRALVYDYLPNESLEKFVSSEHGETSSLSWERLQDIALGMAKGIEYLHQGCDQRILHFDIKPHNILLDDHFNPKISDFGLAKLCSKDQSAVSMTTARGTMGYIAPEVFSRNFGHVSYKSDVYSFGMVLLEMVGGRKTIDDKVENSNQIYFPEWVYNRLDKGEELRIRIEKEGDAQIAKKLTLVGLCCIQWHPVDRPSMNTVVQMLEGEGDKLTMPPSPFASAGPGRMHANMPGRPHYQALEVISETE
- the LOC133678793 gene encoding rust resistance kinase Lr10-like isoform X2, yielding MDLSVVCLLMLVLACHGAGLNDMFQEAKCKKHGPAIRFPFRLDKQPVHCGYDPGFVLSCNERKETLLQLPTSVTLNIKKIDYKSRLIIAADPDNCFPRQLRNFSLSKSPFKFAGQYLYDYALFNCTSKQGHSYVRIPCLGVPGYDIYAYSSNRFLGYTDLTSCTKMYNVTSIPSEMIRGDNLHLNWSEPAKCGVCEEQGMFCRWKNNTKLETECYEKPKSNKGKIRKIEGAVATVSVLVLLVLLAAYRVYSSDKAAKNNQKRIENFLADYKALKPARYTYADIKRITDEFKDKLGQGAYGTVFKGKLSDEIFVAVKILNNSTGNGEEFINEVATMGKIHHVNVIRLVGYCADGFRRALVYDYLPNESLEKFVSSEHGETSSLSWERLQDIALGMAKGIEYLHQGCDQRILHFDIKPHNILLDDHFNPKISDFGLAKLCSKDQSAVSMTTARGTMGYIAPEVFSRNFGHVSYKSDVYSFGMVLLEMVGGRKTIDDKVENSNQIYFPEWVYNRLDKGEELRIRIEKEGDAQIAKKLTLVGLCCIQWHPVDRPSMNTVVQMLEGEGDKLTMPPSPFASAGPGRMHANMPGRPHYQALEVISETE